The region ccccctgATTGGATTTCTAAACTGCAAAACAACCAAACCTGCGTCTCTGGCCCCTTGCTCAAGTCCACATACCCGGTCACGAACCTGTCAGGGTCACGCGTCCCCGGATGGTGGTAAACATGCACCACCCGGCTATGCGATGTACAGCCTCCCCGATCGGCAAACGTTTCCGCAAATTGTATCCTTCTCAAGACTGGCAGTGAGAAAGGGAAGTATGGCTTGGAATATAACAACGACaaaagagagggagggacAGAGGTCGGGCGGTGGGTTTCTACaatgggggagagggggggcatgttggtgttgatgagaaaATGGAGGTGTAGCTGTATAATGTGTCGTTGTGAAGAGGTCGTCgtctgttgttgctgtttgtGGGTTGTATTGAAAGGATGAACAGCTCGGAGATGGCGGGGAAACAATGGTAGCTATTCCCGAGTGCGatcacatcaccatcagccAGATGCGACCATCACCTGGGGAACcaactataaaaaaaatagacCTAACAAAGTGAAAACTGGACAGGGCTCTACTTCCAAGAGACCAAAACAAGAGTCCCATTGTGGCAAGGTTTCATGGATAATCATATACAATCACCCTTCATACCCAAGTTAGGACATTGCATCATTATATTCAATCATGTCTATATATCTCATCCAGCATTCAATTCCCTGAACGCTGCCCCCTATTCTCCTCACCATTCACCATTTTTCCaagccaaagaaaaaaaaaaccctgCCGAAtaacatcatcaccccttTTCAACGCCACCTAAAAGATGAGAAAAAAAACCGGGTATTTAACATCATCACAAACGAACATAAACCCCTCGTTTATAACCGCAACAGAACCCCTTCGCACGCAAAAAAAAGCCTACTGCTTCTTGCCAAACAACTTGTCCGTCcagctcttcttctcctcctcggtttTGGGCGAGGGTGTCTTTTTCAAATCCGAGGTAtcaaccgcctcctccgacGAGGGGCGCCCAGCCTTGTCCGCATTGACGACGTTTCCGGCGCCGCCGCGGCCTGTGTTGATGGCGCCATGGCTAGGGCGACGAGCGACACTGTAAACCGAACGGGGTGGTTAGCTTCGGCTTTgctggagagagagagagagcaaacGATCGCGCAATGCAAcaaacagcaaaaaaaaagtgcGGGGTTGCTGGCCAGGTGTCGCGGTAGCGAGAATGAGACTTACGGTTGAACGTCCTGACGCCGgcgcttctcctcctcgtcgaggtTCGCAGCCATGTTGCCGGACCCGCCGCGGCCGGTGGTCACAACGTTGGACCCCTTGAGGGTGGGAGTCTCGAGGTCCTCGGGCTGGACCGTAGGGGTCTTGGACTGGTCGCGCATGTTGCCGGCGCCGCCGCGGCCAGAGGAAGCAAGTCCGGACATTTTGGCTGAGTGGGTGGTTTCTTAGGGATAAGGGGTTTGGATGATGTGCGTGTGGTGTACAGGGAGAGACCTTCCAGGCGTGGGCCGTGTGCGTGTGAAGAATGCGATATGAGGACAAAGAATGGTCTTCTCCAAAACAGGTACGTATGAAGCGGAACAGGAAGCTGGCTATTTGTACCGCAGCCAGGAAGAAGTGCGCAActcggtttttttttctttttcttgaaGATTCCTCGTAGACGTTGGGcgttgctgaggaggaagtaGGGCACCTTAATAGTTGGGCAACCGGTAAGAGGCTGCGCTTGCTAAACGGGATCAAATGATACGTTTTGGTGCTTCTTGGAACTCCGCACTTCCAAGCCACGTCTTCTAAGACCAGGCACCGCaagaagggggaaaaaaagtgTGATCACAAGGGGGGTCAAGGGATTTtttcaccaccttcctcttAGCATCCTGTCTCATCGCCCAACTAGCATCGCTCAAGAACTGCTAGTGCCTCCAAAAGCACCCGTCTTGGCCAGGGCTCTGACATCACCTGGGCACCCAAAGGAGGCCCCCGGATGCTGGATTCAGACGCtgcccctcccgcccctcATCCAGGGCTCTCGTTTGGTGCGCCTGGGTTGTGCGAACTGGGCTGGACGGCTGGAGGACGGGCGCGCCCAGTGCTTGCTTGGCTTAAAAGCCTGGTGCCACCACCCCGGATTCGGTGGTGAGAAGAGCCGGTGATTCATCCCGTTGGCCGCCAGGTCCTGTAGAGCATAAGCTGCGTGATGGTGTCATTCTTCTTGGCATCTTCTTGTCACACTGGGCGTCCCTATCCAGGATGTTCAATGTCTCGAACCTCGGGCACTCCGTTCTGGTCAGAGTGAGGGTTCATTTCAGGCTGCGTAGAAGCGGTGAAGACCTGGAAGCGTGAGGCACTGGAGAGATATAATAGGTAAAGCTTCAATTCAATTGAAAGTGACACAAAATCGCAAACAATATGCGTGCTCTATGAATTTGGCTTTGCTTCACTGCTTTTTCGGATCTTGTTCTGTTGCATCCAGAGAAAAATGATGGCAGTTGTCGATCGCGGGGAAGCTCCCCACTTTATTCTTCGCTCATCAGCCAGGGTCCAAGAGATAAGATAACGACTTCCAACGATGTCGATGGTCCAGAGATTGCCTATCTTTTGATCCAATCTTCTCCTTGCTATTTATCTTTGGTGCTCTTCAAGCTGCAGGTCCAACTTATTACTTCTATACAGCGCTTGAATCTTGGATATACACGGTAACATCCAAGAATCCGATGGAAGTCGTATCTGCAGCCTGGTCCTCAACTACAACCTACCATTTCTCACTGGCTAACCTACCACTCGACAACCGCGCACTGTACACCGTCGCAAATGGGCTCACGGTCTCACTAATAAATAGATGAGCATGCAACGTTTTATTTTAGACCCAACAAAGGCAACGCTGTTATGATCCCAGTCCCATGGCTATCTCAGCTTGGTCGCAAAGAACTGGTGTTCGTCCGCTTCCACTGCGGGGTGTCCCAgacctccttcccctttcgCCCTGTCTCTGATCTCCACCGTCTGTTGATGCTGGCACCTGCTCGAGTTCAGATGATCTTGGCTTGGGGCTCACAAGGAAATCCATCTCCGAGGAGACAAAAGAGAAGACAACGGGATCCTCAACCTCTAAAATCTTTACAGTTGTCGATCCTGCGTCATGGTCAATCACGCAGCATGTttccaaccctaaccctccttTTACTCTGCTCCCTTCTCACCACGACGCAGAGGGCGCATTCatcatgatcatcatcacccttaCGTCCCTACGCTAATCTACAGCCACGTGTGCAAAACGTGAACCTCCGAGACACACATTTTCCCGGCCGCACGCGATCACACTGTTGCTGGGCAGGTTGCCGTTCCCTTCCAACGACGTCTCATCGCGGGCGGTAAACTGCAACAACACGGACcttttgtcttgtcttgcGAGTCCGagtgctgttgctgtcttCCAGAACAACCTTGGTCacagagagggagagagagaccGGAGAATTAAGTGTCTCGCTCTTCGTTACACTGCATGCTGGCCACGTGATATACAAGTCGGCGTGAGGGAGAGTTGAGattgtggtggggaggaagttGGAGTAATTcacaccccccccttcctgtCGGGGTTATCGTTGCTGTCACAAGTGACAGGAACTGTATATTGCTTTTAGATTACTTTTCCCTGTGGTAGACAGGTGCTACACTGGGTAGGTAGCCAGcggaagaaaaaaaaaagcaattACTGACCACCAACCCATATGGTGAGAAATCCGGGTTTCTTTCAAaggtgggtgtgtgtgagtCTCCTGACGTTCCGTCCCGAGACCCGAATTGCTGCTGGCCATCAATAATATAACAGCAAGTGGTCACGGGACCGCTCGaaggggtggatggatggatggacgTCACCTTCAAACGATATCATTGAAAAACGAGACGGGATGTTTCCGTTCTTCTAGGTAAATCTGCCCGTATTCCCATGCAAGGTCAGAATAGTCTCTGCCTTTGACAAGACAAGGGGGCTGGCCATTCTGCCGTATCAGCGTCCTGTATTAAATGTATCAGAAACGCCAAAAACTCCAGCTGGTTCAGGCTTCTCAGTTCAGCCTTTTCTAGTGGTATGTGACGCTGTGGCTTTTTTGTCCACCTAACTTTCAAGGCTTGCTTTCTGGATTGATGTGAGTGGTCGGTCAACAATAACATACCTAAGTTAGTTTCGGGACCGGCTGGGTTGCCGATAGGTAGGTGTAATGCAATATATGTTACTGTAAGAAAAGTAGGGGCCGAAGGTAGGTGGTGCGATGAggctgatgttgatgtttggCTTGGTTATTATACTGTTGTGTGATAGGTGCGGATGTGGTGTAAATGCCAGAAAATCATAAAACATGTTAACTATGAACATGGGGGTGTTAAATGATGTGAGTGTTCTGTCCTGATCTAAACAAACTTTTTTTCATTCATGGTGGCATACATAAAAGCCGATATTCATCAGAGAATAAACCCAAGAGACAATATACAGCGACAGCAGGATCTCCCACCCTCACATACCATCCGAGCCATCCATCTACCAGTCTACCTTACGTCCC is a window of Podospora pseudopauciseta strain CBS 411.78 chromosome 1, whole genome shotgun sequence DNA encoding:
- a CDS encoding hypothetical protein (COG:S; EggNog:ENOG503P7N1) yields the protein MSGLASSGRGGAGNMRDQSKTPTVQPEDLETPTLKGSNVVTTGRGGSGNMAANLDEEEKRRRQDVQPVARRPSHGAINTGRGGAGNVVNADKAGRPSSEEAVDTSDLKKTPSPKTEEEKKSWTDKLFGKKQ